In the Helianthus annuus cultivar XRQ/B chromosome 11, HanXRQr2.0-SUNRISE, whole genome shotgun sequence genome, one interval contains:
- the LOC110901693 gene encoding uncharacterized mitochondrial protein AtMg00810-like: protein MEDNLPYETPLPTNHKLSDEKDKDPEVDPLVYRAMIGSLMYLTASPPDIMFSVCLCARYQANPRESHLKAVKRIFRYLKGKPRLGLWYPVEGGLDLTAYADADFGGCPINRKSTSSGAQLLGSRLISWQCKKQQLVLLSTCEAEYISGSSYCAQILWIQ from the coding sequence ATGGAAGACAATCTGCCTTACGAAACTCCGTTGCCTACCAATCACAAGCTGTCAGATGAAAAGgacaaagatcctgaagtggatccTTTGGTTTATCGTGCAATGATTGGTTCTTTAATGTATCTTACTGCATCTCCACCCGACATAATGTTTTCGGTGTGTTTATGTGCTAGGTACCAAGCCAATCCAAGAGAATCGCATTTGAAAGCCGTCAAACGGATATTTCGTTATCTTAAAGGCAAACCAAGACTTGGATTATGGTATCCAGTCGAGGGAGGCTTGGACTTGACAGCATATGCGGATGCGGATTTTGGCGGGTGCCCGATCAACAGGAAGTCAACCTCTAGTGGTGCTCAACTGCTTGGAAGCCGTCTGATATCctggcaatgcaaaaagcaacAATTAGTGTTGTTgtccacatgtgaagcagaatacatctCCGGTTCGAGCTATTGTGCTCAAATCTTGTGGATCCAATAA